A window of the Hordeum vulgare subsp. vulgare chromosome 5H, MorexV3_pseudomolecules_assembly, whole genome shotgun sequence genome harbors these coding sequences:
- the LOC123396957 gene encoding LEAF RUST 10 DISEASE-RESISTANCE LOCUS RECEPTOR-LIKE PROTEIN KINASE-like 2.5 gives MATHALVSIAVLLAVCAAPGALAQTVQVWFLCSPANYTAGSAYGASLRGVLTDVAAAAGRSRDGYATVFRGRQAKDGAPYGLALCYADAGPPEVCRLCLRMAAGNVTLACPRAASATMLYNNCLLRYADPAAGGRELARPEPDTVQRFSFYSNDMTSAGEADRYGAALNRLMDRLAPAAAEAGANGRPRPLAAFGQTNITANESLYGFAQCVAGLSPAGCRLCLQSIAASLPMTKGGRAYSLTCYTRFEVVPFYMPPNTRRIVVAPAASSTSSSQPAADSSSSRVSKRHKLRISAAVSTVAAIVLVTACSIIALKIHRSGRSPFPLLTGKNYNNRRDNIKEILGNYGSLAPRRYKFSHLKKITKSFGEKLGEGSYGMVYKGTVPDGRHVAVKFLHDTTGNGEEFVNEVVSIRRTSHVNVVTLLGFCLEGSKRALIYDYMPNGSLDKFIYTENSKQTLGWEKLYEIAMGIARGLEYLHRGCNTRIIHFDIKPQNILLDQDFVPKIADFGLAKLCNPKESYLMSMDGMRGTVGFIAPEVFSRRFGVVSTKSDVYSFGMVLLEMVGGRKNLRASVERESEVYFPDWVHSHLTQFGSLQSFDLGLDEPEEITKKMATIGLWCIQISPASRPTMSKVLEMFEKSVDELKIPPKHFIYSPIQDDSDEQQNES, from the exons ATGGCCACCCACGCTCTCGTCTCCATCGCCGTGCTCCTCGCCGTCTGTGCCGCCCCGGGAGCGCTCGCGCAGACGGTGCAGGTCTGGTTCCTGTGCTCGCCCGCGAACTACACCGCGGGGAGCGCCTACGGGGCCAGCCTCCGCGGAGTGCTCACGGACGTGGCGGCCGCCGCCGGCCGCTCCCGGGACGGCTACGCTACCGTGTTCCGCGGTCGGCAGGCCAAGGACGGCGCGCCGTACGGGCTGGCCTTGTGCTACGCGGACGCCGGCCCGCCGGAGGTGTGCCGGCTGTGCCTGCGCATGGCGGCCGGGAACGTGACGCTGGCGTGCCCGCGCGCTGCGTCCGCCACCATGCTGTACAACAACTGCCTGCTCCGGTACGCGGATCCGGCGGCGGGCGGGAGGGAGCTCGCGCGGCCGGAGCCGGACACGGTGCAGAGGTTCTCCTTCTACAGCAACGACATGACCAGCGCCGGCGAGGCCGACCGGTACGGCGCCGCGCTCAATCGGCTCATGGACCGCCTCgctcccgccgccgccgaggcCGGAGCCAACGGCCGGCCGCGTCCGCTCGCCGCGTTCGGGCAGACCAACATCACCGCCAACGAGAGCCTGTACGGGTTCGCGCAGTGCGTGGCGGGCCTGTCCCCCGCCGGCTGCCGCCTCTGCCTCCAGAGCATCGCCGCGTCGTTGCCCAT GACGAAAGGAGGGCGGGCCTACTCGCTGACATGCTACACGAGGTTCGAGGTGGTGCCCTTCTACATGCCGCCCAACACAAGGAGGATCGTCGTGGCGCCGGCGGCCTCTTCGACGTCATCGTCGCAACCTGCAGCCGATTCCTCCTCCTCAAGAG TTTCTAAGCGTCACAAGTTGCGCATAAGTGCGGCAG TTTCCACcgttgcagcaattgttttggtcACGGCGTGCTCCATTATTGCTCTGAAGATTCACAGAAGTGGAAGATCTCCATTTCCATTATTGACAGGAAAGAACTACAACAACCGTAGGGACAACATCAAAGAAATATTGGGCAACTACGGCTCACTAGCTCCCAGGAGGTACAAATTCTCACACCTCAAGAAAATAACCAAATCTTTCGGTGAAAAGCTAGGGGAGGGTAGCTATGGCATGGTATACAAGGGCACCGTACCGGATGGCCGCCATGTCGCTGTCAAGTTCCTTCATGACACGACCGGAAATGGAGAAGAATTTGTAAATGAGGTCGTCAGCATTAGAAGGACATCCCATGTCAATGTTGTCACACTGCTTGGTTTCTGTTTGGAGGGTTCAAAGAGAGCCCTCATCTATGATTATATGCCTAATGGGTCACTGGACAAATTCATCTACACTGAGAATTCGAAACAAACTCTTGGATGGGAGAAATTATATGAGATCGCAATGGGCATTGCCAGAGGATTGGAGTATCTTCACCGAGGGTGTAACACACGAATCATACACTTTGACATCAAGCCCCAGAACATCCTCCTAGACCAGGACTTCGTCCCAAAGATCGCCGATTTTGGTCTGGCGAAGTTGTGCAACCCCAAGGAGAGCTACCTCATGTCGATGGATGGCATGCGTGGTACGGTCGGGTTCATCGCGCCTGAGGTCTTCTCGAGGCGGTTCGGGGTCGTGTCGACAAAGTCGGACGTGTACAGCTTCGGGATGGTGCTCTTGGAGATGGTCGGAGGAAGGAAGAACTTGCGAGCGAGTGTTGAGAGGGAAAGCGAGGTGTACTTCCCGGATTGGGTTCATAGTCATCTCACACAATTTGGGAGCTTGCAATCATTTGATTTGGGACTAGATGAACCTGAAGAGATCACAAAGAAGATGGCCACTATCGGGCTGTGGTGCATACAAATATCGCCAGCGTCTCGCCCGACGATGAGCAAGGTTCTAGAAATGTTCGAGAAAAGTGTAGATGAACTCAAGATACCACCGAAGCACTTCATCTACTCACCTATACA GGATGACTCGGATGAACAACAGAACGAGAGCTGA